Proteins from a genomic interval of Gluconacetobacter diazotrophicus PA1 5:
- a CDS encoding ATP-binding protein, protein MTRINPINPDRYIGTITQSTASYVHVNLPNAAVVPEQRGLALGAVGDFVFIDCEQFNILGRIVETRIPDAERLTVEPSLGKTGLTNPIGRVQLLAAVEQRSNKLRRGLPVFPRIGDAVYLAEPNQLATLIRNAVAGQDELTLSVGRINTADGVDVCLPPEKIFGRHCGVFGATGGGKSWTVATLVQQLKKAGGRAIVLDPTGEFADMGNIDDVFVFDAPVENSKLVHFPYRQMTEDDLFTLFRPSGQSQGPRLREAIKSLKLVAAVAGAVPTGLYVNNGLIEKAGRKRVPYFSALRTHAAVLHAPACDFDIANLAEQVKNECVWGSGQGNNADAFGNTDQNSLGYCESLIARINTLLGSRELECIFRTRGTSLVDELRTFLADDRRDIAVISFKDVRFEHNTREILLNVIGRFLLAEARSGAFRTSPLVVFLDEAHQFLGRSVGDDYGSVKLDSFGLIAKEGRKYGLTCVLATQRPRDIPQDVMSQLGTLFVHRLTNDQDRETVERACGDLDRGAAQFVPMLAPGEAVVIGPDIPAPVPLFIHKPEYPPDSKGPEFQSFWKARRIRAADADAPLAAVPPAKPAEAHINTVASAVNFYSNADLDDEIPF, encoded by the coding sequence GTGACCCGCATCAACCCGATCAATCCCGATCGTTATATTGGCACGATCACCCAATCGACGGCCTCCTATGTCCACGTCAACCTGCCCAATGCCGCAGTTGTCCCTGAGCAGCGAGGGTTAGCACTCGGGGCAGTAGGTGATTTCGTCTTCATCGATTGCGAGCAGTTCAATATCCTCGGTCGAATCGTCGAAACGAGGATTCCCGATGCGGAGCGGCTCACCGTGGAACCGTCGCTAGGAAAGACGGGCCTCACCAACCCGATCGGGCGGGTTCAGTTACTTGCCGCTGTCGAGCAACGCTCCAATAAACTGCGGCGCGGACTTCCCGTTTTTCCTCGTATTGGCGATGCAGTCTACTTGGCCGAACCGAACCAACTGGCAACGCTCATCCGCAACGCGGTTGCAGGCCAAGATGAACTAACCCTGAGCGTCGGACGGATTAATACCGCCGATGGCGTCGATGTCTGCTTGCCGCCCGAGAAGATTTTTGGCCGCCATTGCGGCGTGTTCGGTGCGACCGGTGGCGGCAAGAGCTGGACGGTGGCCACATTGGTCCAACAGCTCAAAAAAGCCGGAGGTCGCGCGATCGTGCTCGATCCCACTGGCGAATTCGCCGATATGGGCAATATTGATGATGTCTTCGTATTCGACGCGCCAGTCGAGAACTCCAAGTTAGTCCACTTTCCCTATCGCCAAATGACCGAGGACGACCTGTTCACGTTGTTCCGACCGTCGGGTCAAAGCCAAGGTCCGCGCCTGCGTGAGGCGATCAAGAGCCTGAAGCTTGTGGCGGCGGTCGCAGGTGCCGTGCCGACAGGACTCTACGTCAATAATGGCCTAATCGAGAAGGCCGGACGCAAGCGCGTGCCCTATTTCAGCGCGCTCCGTACGCATGCTGCAGTGCTGCATGCGCCGGCCTGCGACTTCGATATTGCGAACCTCGCCGAACAGGTAAAGAATGAATGCGTTTGGGGAAGTGGGCAGGGTAATAATGCTGATGCCTTCGGCAACACCGACCAGAATTCGCTGGGCTATTGCGAGTCTCTGATTGCCCGCATCAACACGTTGCTCGGATCGCGCGAGTTGGAGTGCATCTTCCGCACTCGCGGAACCTCACTCGTTGACGAGCTTCGCACTTTCCTCGCCGACGATCGACGTGACATTGCTGTCATTTCGTTCAAGGATGTTCGCTTCGAGCACAATACGCGTGAAATCCTCCTTAATGTAATTGGTCGGTTCCTCTTGGCGGAAGCGCGTAGTGGTGCCTTCCGGACATCCCCTCTGGTCGTCTTCCTTGATGAAGCGCACCAATTTCTTGGTCGTTCGGTCGGCGACGACTATGGCTCCGTAAAGCTTGATTCATTCGGCCTGATTGCCAAAGAGGGCCGAAAATATGGCCTGACCTGTGTTCTTGCTACACAGCGGCCGCGCGATATCCCTCAAGATGTGATGAGCCAACTCGGCACGCTCTTCGTTCACCGCCTGACTAATGACCAAGATCGGGAAACTGTAGAGCGCGCCTGTGGCGACCTCGATCGCGGAGCCGCGCAGTTCGTTCCAATGCTGGCACCCGGCGAGGCAGTTGTGATTGGTCCTGACATTCCCGCACCGGTGCCATTATTCATCCATAAGCCCGAGTATCCACCGGATTCTAAGGGGCCCGAGTTCCAGAGTTTCTGGAAAGCGCGGCGCATCCGGGCGGCTGACGCTGATGCGCCACTCGCAGCAGTCCCGCCGGCTAAGCCGGCCGAAGCTCACATCAATACAGTGGCTTCAGCAGTCAATTTCTATTCTAACGCAGACCTGGACGACGAGATCCCGTTCTGA
- a CDS encoding SIR2 family protein: protein MTFWNDKQADAAHLRLFVPGDGWRAFKDKMNDEGDRVEEPGTQRTIESSLLNVLNATNVVVLTGTGSSFAARNDVGKPTPAGMWDVWQAVEAEVGPATFKEVCDSFASARIEDNIERLLTLCKLYLELHETAVEDATFLRIRDFVATAEKAILARVDFVDWTTNLDAHAGLIQKIGRRSVRKARSKLFTTNYDLCFEEAARRHRFTIIDGFSHGLDQIYDRSQFEFDIVRRSGLRDAPDYIENVFHLYKLHGSLDWRRKGAEIYRSRGPEGDPVLIYPRSSKYQESFDAPYLDMISALQAALREPDTAVLISGFGFNDDHISRPILSAVEANMSLRLVICDPAFIPAAALNATDQSMTTVVEPQNRFLAAFKRMAEVGDARIHLINGRFQDLVSALPDLIGETDRERHMQRVRMLRDSMDITA from the coding sequence ATGACATTTTGGAACGACAAGCAGGCGGACGCTGCCCATTTGCGTCTTTTCGTGCCTGGGGACGGCTGGCGTGCCTTCAAGGATAAGATGAATGACGAGGGTGATCGGGTCGAAGAGCCCGGCACGCAGAGAACAATTGAGAGCAGCCTCCTAAATGTGCTGAACGCGACAAACGTCGTTGTGCTGACCGGCACCGGTTCATCCTTTGCCGCACGCAATGATGTGGGTAAACCCACACCCGCCGGCATGTGGGACGTGTGGCAGGCAGTTGAGGCCGAAGTTGGACCCGCCACTTTCAAGGAGGTTTGCGACAGTTTTGCGAGCGCGCGGATCGAAGATAATATTGAGCGGCTTCTGACGCTGTGCAAACTCTACCTCGAACTTCACGAGACAGCGGTCGAGGATGCCACCTTCCTCAGAATCCGCGATTTTGTAGCAACCGCCGAGAAAGCGATCCTTGCCCGTGTCGACTTCGTCGACTGGACGACCAATCTCGATGCTCATGCCGGATTGATCCAAAAGATTGGCCGCCGTAGTGTGCGCAAGGCCCGTTCCAAGCTATTCACTACCAACTATGATCTCTGCTTTGAGGAGGCAGCACGGCGTCACCGCTTCACGATCATCGACGGCTTCTCGCATGGGCTCGACCAGATTTACGATCGCAGTCAGTTCGAGTTTGACATCGTTCGTCGCTCCGGCCTGCGCGATGCGCCCGATTATATTGAGAACGTCTTCCACCTCTATAAACTGCATGGCTCCCTCGACTGGCGACGGAAAGGAGCGGAGATTTACCGCTCACGCGGCCCAGAAGGTGACCCGGTCCTCATCTATCCGCGTTCGAGCAAATACCAGGAAAGCTTCGATGCTCCCTATCTGGACATGATCAGCGCACTCCAGGCGGCACTACGCGAACCTGATACGGCCGTTCTGATCTCGGGCTTTGGCTTCAACGACGACCATATCAGTCGACCTATACTGTCAGCCGTCGAGGCGAACATGTCGCTACGACTGGTTATCTGCGATCCAGCCTTCATTCCAGCAGCAGCCTTAAACGCTACCGACCAAAGTATGACTACGGTCGTAGAGCCGCAGAACAGATTTCTTGCGGCCTTCAAGCGCATGGCCGAGGTCGGTGACGCACGGATTCATCTGATCAACGGCCGGTTCCAGGATTTGGTCTCGGCTTTACCTGATCTTATCGGCGAGACAGATCGCGAACGTCACATGCAGCGTGTCCGCATGCTCAGAGACAGCATGGACATCACGGCGTGA